TCATATTCCTGTGTGGAGTTTCGTGTGAAGAGGAGAAACTTAGTTCCAATAACTTTAGGTGGGCGTGGCAACATACCTTTTGCATTGGTAAACGGATATTCTTTGGAGAAACATCCCAATTTTCCATAACATACTTCATTTGACATGCGCGAGAACAGCCAGCCTGGAAAATAAAAATTCTGGGCACATTCAATACTGAGACTTTtcccagatttttttttcaaaagggaaaaTGATTATTACTATTCGAATTGTTGAGAATAATCTACCTTTGAAAGGATTTATTTCCTGTGTAGATATGTTATTGATATGCTTATCTGGTTaaagtatagtggacgcaacttgaccccgatggttgacctttgtattataatacataacgaAGCACAACCTGTTATTGAAAAGGTGTGTACGTAAAACGCTGTATACAAAttcattcaatataaatatacacggccaccctaagcaccccttatttaaacaatgaaataaccgatatgaataatcagcctaaggtcaaccatcgcggtcaagttgcgactactataagcAGAGTAAGGATAAATAGCTACGTGTGTCACCAAAGTAAGAACCTAATGCTTATAAAGCTTCCTGTCCAATACGATAAGTAAAATATGACATGCATATATATAACAAAGGAGTTACATATTCTGTCAGATATAAGATGTTATTCTCTTTAATTgattaaaatcaaaaacaaacttCCCAACCCGCCCAAACAGccgcacgcgcgcgcgcgcaccgCACGCACACACAAACCACAACTTTCCAAAAGGAAACCAGtttttgtcatttatatatatatatttttatctttttttttgtgatatacaGTTAAAAGAAAAACCTCGTAAGTCTTTAATTCCTGCATGATCGTTTTGTGTGGTTTACATGGAATTGTATTTATATAACCTTGTTATTGTAACTGAAAACTAACCTATCGagttatgtttttcttttctaaGAAACAAATTGCTACTTTTCTGAGAACGAACTTATTTTTGTAACACTGACACAGTTCTAAGACATGTAAGAAGCCATTATTGTTTGATTTAACGAGAATTTGATGACAAAGGCAGATGTTTACAGCTAACATTTCGATGTCCCGCTGCGAACTTCAAGGCAACATGAACTGTTTCAAAACTAACCGGTGATGCAATCTGCTATGTATAGAAGTATGGAAAAGCACAAGTTTTACTTTACTACGCTGTTCCAATAATGTACAGAtatagtacatttgtatatgaatTTGCAATAATGTCTAAACCCTAAAATcgaaaaataatcaaagtaaaaTTTTTGTTTCCCGTTAGTCATCCACATGCAATATTTCGTAGATTGTCATTTACAATTGAATCTATGTGGAACAACTattgtaaagaaatgaatatgATGACTTTTATTACATCGAAATGCTTCATCCTTAAAACCAgcatataaattttgaaatgaactTCGAGCATCACCAAATCATTGAAAGGAAAAACTGTTtcatatgaaaattgaacagcatataaaacatgtactgtatattattctacaaaacaatgATTAATTCACTGTTGATGccttgaattccggaaaaggaatGCATGCAGAcgtcacacttctggacagttcaacgtCTTTAAAAACTCAATATTTTGAAAGAACgctatttttagaaaaagagcTTTAATTTTTTTAGAGGGACAACTCTTTGAGAATATTCTGTAGCAAGAGTAAAATAAATATTGGACGCTTAAATTGTTGATAGAATTGTTGTTTATCTACGCGAAGTTCATTTTAAGACTCCAAATGATGTTTCTGCGCAGGGAGAATAAGATTGAGAATTTAGGCATACTCAGACCTGTGACAGAAGGTTTTAGAATCACTGTCGTACATCATGACGCACGCGGAAGCAAACTACTTTGAGCGTTCCTGAGTGGTCTTAGTAAATGAAACGTTACTTTTTCTGACCTACTGCAAGAACGTTCCCTCTTCCAAATAAAGTTCTAGCACTTTTACATACAAGGCTAGTATCATGTCAATGCTAGCTATTTTACATGTCAACTGCTATTTTTTCAACAACAGAGAGCTACCTCTGTAAGTGCTATATTTCAAACATAAAGGATATATCTATATTTCCCTGTAGTTGATTAATAAATAGATAATCGGATCACCGTAGTTATCTGCCTTCTATGTAGAATTAGCCTAGTTAACTGGGTCTTGTTTTTACAAGTTTCTCTGTAACATTTTTCGTTGTAAAAACAAGCCTAAACACAGAAGTTCAATACCGTGTGGGCATATCTGCACAAAAAAAACCTTGAGCCAGCACAAAACTCCTATAATTTCAAGAACAGAgttacaaatatgaaattattcattaaaattatggGTGGGGTACATATGTACGATTTAGGTTCTTGGATTGCGCCAATGGCAATTAATTTTACACCTTCTTccatattcattaaaaaatcaaTTAGTGATTTAAATCTATTACTTCCTTACCACATTTACGCATCAAACACAGTTTAACTTACAATAAAAGCCAGTTACGCTTAATCTCTGCAGCCGGCAAAGGGGCAATATGGCGGCCAAAATATCCCATGTGCTACCGAGGGTATCCGAATGTAAATTTTGTCCGAGGAGCGCCGAAGCTAGAAAACTGCATAGCTATCAAATGTTAATCCGCtatgtaataccccagtcacaaaTGCGGCGCGGATaactacgtctagctacggacagaaacgtagtaatccgtatcgatccgtgcctgagccgtaccttaaagtagtaacccgtatcaatccgtaccagtccgtacggcTCGGGTACgtatcgatacggattactacgtttctatccgtagctaaacgtagctatccgcgccgtatgtatgACTGTGGTATAAGATAAAATAATCATATAGAGACTGCTCTCTGCGTGTTCGTTCGTTTGAGCGTGTGTGTTTTCCTCTTTCACGAACATCAGAATTTGCCTACATTCTAGTGCCTTCTCCGCAAAGCTTCCATTataagataaaaattataaacattttttttttttattaaaccgAAGTGAATCCTTTTATTCCTTCAAATATAACTGTTAAAAATAGGCTACAGCATATGCTTGTTAATAAAATCATCCtatattgttttacagaaattaaCACATAACAAGGGTACACTTGTTACTAAACTTTTATAATTAATCGCTACTTTTTTCGAAAAGAGTTCAGTAGTATGTACCCACACAGAGAATATATAGTGCTATTTTGCAAGAAATAGATAATAAACGTTTCCATTTACAGATGATAGCATTTTACAACTTACCCCTTGCGAGTGAAAAGAAGAGGCAAAACACAGTGATCCTTACAATTATCGAATCCATTGATAGTTTCAAAATTTCCAGATTCAGTTAATTACAAACACACTGCAttctaataaaaatgtcaatttctTGCCCGCCCGACTTGTTTCTCTGAAGTTCCCCTAGATGTACGAGTGGAGTTCCCTAAGGTGTATGTGTAAGTGGTAGATAAACGATAACAACATCGCTTTTAATTGGCTAGTAGCTCTTAAACCGCACTGTCAGATTTGTAACTACAGATTAAGGGATAATGCTATGAACCTATCACAGTGGATATACCAGTAGACAGTTCTTAGAACGCTACCAGTCActttaaaactgaattaattGTTTCCAGGAAATTTAGAACAGTGTATAAGAcattgtttgatacaaaatgaaCGGTGAAATAAGTCTGGAAATAGCAGATTTTATTACTAATTCGATGACACCCCTGTTTTTTAAAGTAGTAAATTTAGCCAGTATCTGAAGCTACATATTGCCatacaaaaataaattgttttgaagGTATAAGTATGATTATAAGACTTCTGTTTGATGGATTTTATTAAAGAAcatgatttaaatgatttctaGTTCTACTTACATCTATAGGTGGCCAATTTAGATAAGTTAACTTATTCCAGAACTAAAGacctcatcatcatcattatcatcatctttTATTATTCatctcattattattattactattattattattatcattattattattattaaatagtgtctaaatagaggatattaaatgagcgtcttttcatattgaatttattaaacgatctgaataaaataataaaaggcgaggctctgccgagcgttttatcaattttattcaacgagtttaatgaattcaatgtggaaagtcacaaatgtagtATTCTTTTTATAACATCTTAACTGTTCCTGTAAAAACATCGaacattctactttctttacttcataaacaagtcaatttgaccaacgtctcctatactttaaacgacgtggacctcaaagctttattacactagtgtattattatttatataattacgtaagggctttatttcactcccgcgacgtctcATCACTTCTTAATGACGTGTTCTCGGGCGCCGCTAATGACGTGATATTAACGTTCTCTCTATGACGATGACGTTTTTATTATGGACGTCATTTTCAAACAGATTCACTGACAGCGCAACCACATTTTTGAAAGGGAAAATTCttatatgtatttaaacaaaaatgggTACCTGTCTAGGAAAGCATAGAAAAAAGCGAAATACTGTATGTCCCTCCGGCACAGAGGAGGATTTACGTAAAAACTCCACCAGACGTAAAGCACCAGAAGACATGATACAAGAACTTGAGGATGGTAAGTAATTATCTATTTTGTAATTTCATAGATTACAATTATCACCTTTTTATAGTAACGCATTTAGAGTAGGAAGGCGGCTGTTTCATGTTAAATGCTAAATGTTAAATGCCAAATATTAAATGCCAAAATGCCTACTGCCAAATTTTTAATGTCATATATCGGCGACCAAACTGTAATtgtcaaaatttaataataaatgctATCAATTATACATTGTAAAATCCGAAACAATACATGTCTAATGCTTATTGCCAAAATGCCTTTTCAGATTAATagagtattattattattattatttatatgtcTTTTACAGCAAACGCCGAAGATTCCAAAATAGCATCTGCTGGAGTATCATTCACAGTAGACTTCCGGTATGGGAATCCTACCAGGATGCCATCTAGACTAGCAGACAGACTTGACGGAGCTATCACACCTCCCGAGGACGACAACGAGGTAAGATtgtttggagaatattttttttttacgttttataagattttttttgtcttagAGAATCTTCCACATGTATTGCTTTTTGTGCTTTACCTTATTTTAAACTCGAGCGTTAAAAGGGTAGATCTATACACATTTTAGTGGGATAGTGTGATGCGGAGCGGGGCGGGGCGGGGAGGATGTGGGGGAGAAAGGAAactaaggtagcagggtacactttcgaattttggcccccgtcaatatttgttataaatagaacttcgtgattttggatgtctgtaaattaaggtgagagataatgattattaattctttagaaaatttatacagccgatacatgtaaaattctgatgtcagctggaaaactaactgctggtagctagctttgtatgatcaatgagacaccttttcgcggaaaaattcaaatcatggaAGGGTTCTGTGTTTGtcgattgatactcaggaacattttcgttattttgtgaaaaaacgagctggatgggcccccattccgtttatgtcctgatgttcagtaaggactattaaattgagaaatgcaataaaattggacattgttctttcagcgggatcattgtaggctgttcaaaaggtgcaaaattgatgattttggcatgctatttttcatggatgctgtaaacctttcgttttgataactttctttattcttgtatgataatcctgatcttgccattaattaaaagcacaaaacatgcacgcaatttataaaatggccaccctaattttgctcataggggaagtgcaatattgcgactcgctacatgtaagaccgcccgtgcccaaaatgttcgcatcaaagtgtaccctgctacctaaataaatatttttgttcgtactataatattttctattttcatttccTCAAACTTCTTGGATCTAAATTTCATGCTGTATTATTTTGTCATTCCCAGGTAAAATACACATCTGAGGAAAGACAGCTATTGGCAGAGCTTTTACGAAACGATGTTTTGCGCGAGAAGAAAGAAAAGGCCGCAAAACACCATGGAGTCCGCTTTTAAACAGGTAACTAGAGATGTCATTCTGTATGATAAAGCAACTAGTACAGCAATAaaagactagccactagactgataataaatatatttcaacatttttccctttttttgacgaattcagtttcatagagacaaaagccagtctattttagggattgatgttgaaattatgatattggacataggatatagactgtcTCAGAtcactgcatttaatcataaaaatgtaaaaagatatatcatagtctaggagctagtctacagcAATTAGTACGACAGTTCAGAGAAAATTAAGCTAGTGCGCATTTTTGACAGATTTAGACATGTAAACATATATCTTGTTTTATTCTAAATGCCTGTGTTGGATAATCTTCCCTCGTGACCATGAAATGttagagtaaaaaataaaaagaacatttttttatcaaaagtcaTAGGTATAGATATTATAGACATTAGGGCGATATTGTATGAGCATGATATAACGCACAgctaaatttattcaaaaatacaatCCGTACTGCGTGAGTAACGCAGTTCAGAGTTCTTGATAAACGAAAAGTTTGTTTATACATCACAGCTGCTATGcagattaaaaaaatacaaatcgtCTGTGTTCTTTAGTCtaattcaatttcattttatttctttcagggaTTACTTGGAAGTCGTAAATCGATTTGGATGCTGAAATTGCGCATTGGATCTTTACGACACTTGAATACTCAATCTGTGTttcttattattatcattattttacttTTGAGAAAGAATAATTATATGAtgattgtattaaaatatttaagctcGATTTTGTTCAGTTGCTGTATTAATTCATAGTTACCTAAATTCTAATTTCTGCTGTAAGAGACCTCGAAAACTTGTAAACACTACATTCGCTTACCTTGTGGCATGTTCTTGAGGCACCAGTATCCAGGGTTTTAAAATTGATATCTGAAGACCAGTCTAGGAACTCTAACATCTGATTGGTTAATTTGAGCGCAGTCTTGAAATTAATCAATGGTAAAGCTGGATTCTTAGACTGGTTATACAGCATTTGACACAGGGCGTTTTGATTTTGCATCACAGTTATAACAGATGAATTTCCTTtcgtaatttgttttaatttgtatgttgaggtcaaaaaaggaaccaagaaaGCTCTAAACCTGAGTTGCTTATACATCAGCGCTGAAagtctgaaatttaaaattttaaattcgcATTAAGCCTTTGATTTGACTGATTTATAATGAATGATAATTTTCACCATTATTGAGGCACTATTAAACATATCTCCATGTAGCCACCACTGACGTCATTCCAAGGAGTGATCTAGAATGTTTGCCAATTCTCAATGGCGGGTGTTTCAAATTTTTACTCGTTATCTCGGCATGATTAATTTACTGTTTATGCCCTGAATTCCGGAAAAAGAATGCATGCAGGTGTCACACTTCCGGACAGTTCAACGTCTTTAAAAACTCAATATTTTGAAAGAGCGCAACTTTAAGAAAAAAGAGCTTTATTTTTTAGAGGGACAAGTCTTTGAGAATATTCTGTAGTAAGAGTACGGTAAAATAAATATTGGACGCTTAAATTGTTGATTGAATTTATGTTTATCTATGCGAAGTTCATTTTAAAACTCCAAATGATGTTTCTGCGCAGGGAGAAGAACATGAAGATTGAAAAATTAGGCATACGCAGACCTGTGACAGAAGGTTTTAGAACCACTCTCGTACATAATGACGCACGCGGAAGCAAAATGCTTTGAGCGTTCCTGAGTGGTCTTAGTAAATGTgatgttactttttatgcccTACTGCAAGAACGTTCACAGTTTTAAGCTAACCTCTTTCAAATAAAGTTCTAGCACTTTTACATATAACAAGGCTAGCATCATGTCAATGCTAGCTATTTTACATGTCAACTGCTATTTTTTCATCAGAGCTACCTATATATCTGTAAGTGCTATCTTTCAAACATAAGGGGCATCTCTATATTTCCATGTAGTCGGTGAATGAATAGTAAATTGGATCTTCTTCTTGGCCGAATTTACAAAGTATCTCCTTCTATGTAAGATAAATCATATAGAGACTGCCCTCTGTGTGTTCGTTCGTTTGAGCGTGTGGGAGTGTTTTCCTCTTTCACGAACTTCAGAATTCGCCTACATTCTAGTGCCTTCTCCGCAAAGCTTTCATTATACgataaaaattataaacatttttttttattaaaccaaAGAGACTCCTTTTATTCCTTCAAATATAACTGCTAAAAATTGGCTACAGCATGATATACTTGTTAATAAAATCATCCTATAttgttttatagaaattcacacaTAACAAAAATGGGTACCTGTCTAGGAAAGCATAGAAAAAAGCGAAACACTGTATGTCTCTCCGGCACAGAGGTTACAAAACTTTTATAATTAATCGCTACTTTTCCGAAAAGAGTTTAGTAGTATATACTCACACAGAGAATACTCGTATATAGttttattttgcaagaaatatgtaataaatgttttcatttaatgATGATAACATTTTACAACTTACCCCTTGCGAGTGAAAAGAAGAGGAAACACACAGTGATCCTTAAAGTTATCAAATCCATTGATAGTTTCAAAATTTCCAGATTCAGTTAATTACAAACACACTGCATTCTAAGAAAAATGTCAATAGCTTGCCCGCCCGACTCTGAAGTTCCCCTAGATGTACGAGTGGAGTTCCCTAAGGTGTATGTGTAAGTGGTAGATAAACGATAACAACATCGCTTTTAATTGGCTAGTAGCTCTTAAACCGCACAGTCAGATTTGTTGTTACAGATTAAGGGATAATGCTATGAACCTATCACAGTGGATATataagtcaaatggtttatcgcggccagaaatttgtacaaaccggacagaagttacGAAATTGTCATTTgagcaggaaagaagcgtttaccataatgtccagtactggacaggtatagtgacatacgtttaagatatcatgctttctgtttatgcaggtaaacttgtgtttggttaaatttcaacagagcacaattgtctgaacagtgtacaaacccatcaaactcattactgttttttcaggcaagggtggaaaaaaagtggtagacaatgaaagcagtaacattttcattaaaaaaaataaacaatgagacaaacatttccaacatctttggacggtttcaaaaatcccatgttaataTACAAAAGCCGAAACGCGTGagaatgttccgaatgtaaattcGGGTGAAGtagcgctctatgtatagagttagattatgcgtcttgatactgtaccagaggggtcgatcaattgtgggttattgattacactgggcgagtctacttacttatgacttgaggatgaaaaaaacgtgttttttaaatgttgctattaaacaagggtggcggttgaactacaaaaagtacaacaacagttaattcacaacaaatcgcacggtatgttttataatcagtagaagctagtcgtatttacgcttatgagacctgtttcacccataagtaaagaactcataggtccatcatgaaatattttccccagcgcgcatatacttctcctattcaatatgacattgtttgatacaaaatgaacaatgaaataagTCTAAAAATAACAGATTTTGTTACTAATCCGATGAAACCACTGTTTTTTAAAATAGTAAATAGCCAGTATCTGAAGCTGCATCTTGCCATGCCAAAATCttcttacaaaaataaattgttttgaagGTATAAGTATGATTATAAGACTACTGTTTGATGGATTTTATTAAAGAACATGATTAAAATGATTTCTAGTTCTTCTTACAACAAATGGTGGCCAATTTAGATAAGTTAACTTATTCCATCACTAAAgatctcatcatcatcatcatcatcgtcgtcgtcgtcatcatcgttgtagtcattattattattatttattattgttgtCTAAATAGATGATATTCAATGGGcgtctttccatattgaatttattaaacgagttgaataaaataataaaaggagaggctctgtcgagcattttatcaattttattcaacgagtttaatgaattcaatgtggaaagtcacatatgtaatattgtttttattacatgttagCTGTTCCTGTTGAAACATCGAAAATTCTACTTTCTTAAACTCTTACAAACAACTCTTACCTTTTATAGTGTATTATCAttgatttatatatgtaatggcttaatttcactcccgcgacgtcaaacatgtgataatcaTCATTCTTAAT
The sequence above is a segment of the Mercenaria mercenaria strain notata chromosome 3, MADL_Memer_1, whole genome shotgun sequence genome. Coding sequences within it:
- the LOC128546226 gene encoding uncharacterized protein LOC128546226, with product MGTCLGKHRKKRNTVCPSGTEEDLRKNSTRRKAPEDMIQELEDANAEDSKIASAGVSFTVDFRYGNPTRMPSRLADRLDGAITPPEDDNEVKYTSEERQLLAELLRNDVLREKKEKAAKHHGVRF